The Syngnathus typhle isolate RoL2023-S1 ecotype Sweden linkage group LG1, RoL_Styp_1.0, whole genome shotgun sequence genome includes a window with the following:
- the LOC133161903 gene encoding uncharacterized protein LOC133161903, with protein MGLESVKIKLTSARLDSQHAHSSLCRLERDSLNSATVHINTLSTGVVDKSNHSTPTGFAEETVPVSDNSTRVTNIYYQIPTVVSSHRANKHLRGDVRPREHNLTRISYKYPSINTHPDRPITLKLGFMNIRSLHTKAILVNDLITEHNLNAFGLCKTWLKPNELMPLNEASPPNFVSSHVARPRKKGGGVALTSNFELSFRPRSINVFKTFEVLIVRSTALPTFYLVVIYRPPGAYSGFLDEFSEFVADLVTNADNIIIMGDFNIHMNLPSEPLTSAFQTLTDTFGFTQAVQAATHKNGNTIDLVLS; from the coding sequence atgggtttggagtctgttaagataaagttaactagcgctaggctagactcccagcatgcacatagctccttgtgtagactagagcgtgatagtttgaatagtgctacagtacacataaacacactttctactggggtagtagacaaatccaatcactccaccccgaccggttttgctgaggaaacggtgccggtttcagataattctacacgtgtaacaaatatttactatcagattcccacggtcgtatcatcccaccgcgctaacaaacatttgagaggtgatgtcaggcctagagaacacaatcttactcgcatttcgtataaatatccttcgataaatacgcacccggatcgaccaattacacttaaacttggttttatgaatattagatcgcttcatacgaaagccattctcgttaatgatctcatcacagaacataatctaaacgcttttggtctatgcaagacctggttaaaacctaatgaactgatgccgcttaatgaggcctcgcctccaaattttgtgagctcgcatgtggcgcgtcctcgaaaaaagggtgggggtgtcgccctcaccTCGAATttcgagcttagttttaggcctcgttcgatcaacgtatttaaaacatttgaggttctcattgtccgatccaccgcgtTACcgacattttatcttgttgttatttaccgtccacccggggcttactctggcttcctggatgaattttcagaatttgtggctgatctagtaaccaatgcggataatataattatcatgggcgatttcaacatccacatgaatttaccgtcagagccacttacttcggcgtttcagactttaactgatacctttggttttacgcaagctgtacaggcagcaacgcataagaatggaaataccatagatctggtattatcctga